In the Quercus lobata isolate SW786 chromosome 5, ValleyOak3.0 Primary Assembly, whole genome shotgun sequence genome, one interval contains:
- the LOC115989012 gene encoding 28 kDa heat- and acid-stable phosphoprotein-like, with amino-acid sequence MGRGKYKNKPTGKRQFSTPEDILAGTSTRPRTFRQHEAEHQEEESREESDEGSEEESGEESEESLEKRKGTQGIIEIENPNLVKPKSLKARDVDLGKTTELSRREREELEKQKAHERYMRLQEQGKTEQARKDLERLSLIREQRAEAARKREEEKAAKEQKKAEARK; translated from the exons ATGGGACGAGGAAAGTACAAGAACAAGCCCACTGGCAAACGCCAGTTCTCCACTCCCGAGGATATCC TTGCTGGTACCTCCACCCGTCCTCGCACTTTTAGACAG CATGAAGCTGAACATCAAGAGGAAGAATCTAGGGAAGAGTCTGACGAAGGATCTGAAGAAGAATCTGGagaagaatctgaagaaagccTGGAG AAGCGGAAAGGCACACAAGGCATTATTGAGATTGAAAATCCTAATTTGGTAAAGCCAAAGTCCTTGAAAGCAAGAGATGTTGAT TTAGGGAAAACAACTGAACTTTCCAGGCGTGAAAG AGAGGAGTTAGAGAAACAGAAAGCTCACGAGCGGTATATGAGATTGCAAGAACAGGGGAAAACAGAACAAGCGAGGAAAGATTTAG AGCGTTTATCCCTTATACGTGAACAAAGGGCAGAAGCTGCTAGAAAgcgagaagaagaaaaagctg CCAAAGAACAGAAGAAGGCTGAAGCTCGCAAATGA